One window of Paucidesulfovibrio longus DSM 6739 genomic DNA carries:
- a CDS encoding RHS repeat-associated core domain-containing protein: protein TGRVRFGWRDYDPDTGRFTAKDPIGAAGGDSDWYGYCSDDPVNGRDPQGLYECKDNSEKCGDKNIYCNHNTCTENCFLCGDYEPITKDDVNMIRSFPGVETLFEWPWRNKKDAGEDKK from the coding sequence ACGGGACGGGTCCGCTTCGGCTGGCGGGATTACGATCCGGATACCGGACGCTTCACAGCCAAAGACCCCATCGGCGCTGCTGGAGGGGATTCGGATTGGTATGGGTATTGTTCGGATGATCCAGTCAATGGGCGGGATCCGCAGGGGCTTTATGAATGTAAAGACAACTCCGAAAAATGTGGAGACAAAAATATATATTGCAACCACAACACTTGTACCGAAAACTGCTTTCTGTGCGGAGACTATGAACCAATTACGAAAGATGATGTAAATATGATACGATCTTTCCCTGGCGTAGAGACACTATTTGAATGGCCATGGAGAAATAAAAAGGACGCGGGCGAGGACAAAAAATAA